The following are encoded in a window of Vigna unguiculata cultivar IT97K-499-35 chromosome 8, ASM411807v1, whole genome shotgun sequence genomic DNA:
- the LOC114193149 gene encoding auxilin-like protein 1 — translation MPVAILQSQRSNANQKSKEKNFAVEVSGMEFGTAAATLTKKLSNGYGVSGRSAYDGVFAAPIKLRAPTFSSQFEDYREIFGAAGASLGSSIPILELPELNESKKKIDDVGRSRVDYSMVFGGFGSLDAAVPFEEIVAEPAVEKDSFATRSKIKGENRSFQPELTTCSMEIPVKSWSSHDAKRVNMSYHKVNQGSENGTGGTTHIAQLQAVPAYTRLIEEVKPMKINKANKSIPVAQDTYSGSHVDEGIKEAAHSTNSYTCASPDNSKKQSSNNGVKVKNRSGSTDLFFDACEISDGTNNVKVPRSETTESNLNKQKGDALKSTPIKFQASKSSSSEGVAGADSPPYSDDMLDYNSEVAASVAALRKAMEEAQARMKVAKELMRRKKEGFPDRVKRKSNIELKADGKREAKVTHRTTKLDAKLTLREKDTSLNVSSEVGRSTMRIEKARPDLGTKETCGAEEVVRETQKKMKSDRAKHEREVERKEPNHKGKILELKEAENNKKQQYLNKTDRNTLEKPEESDEKIEIVREYWGLENNEERAHPDHEASAYVELVQETKHRSQKVVDETKLIQEGFENGLMDNDLKVNENGEVENRVKSSYEPEDYANNVGGQGLIEGNGKKVAGDPEDGNKSEGSFELEECKINFRAVQEPREAEKNITEELKGSENKVDVFSELEECELAEILEPLDNESVCSQHAINLTSMEEATESFGCLEERKKINDSGFLDISQNTEHSWQREATGNTFGSIYVQEEILEDIVDHIHTKKNKLDGNDKVLDARASESGFEGATQLMDGNTRERMDNKEPAEVIGVTLSDPCCEEVKADKTSNTTETSSSFEPDETEKLNKTQATDIITANEETLEVNLEAHSYDVLDGVSEASSASFQQEGYEETDPIQETSDFRDKHTDETSSFTQVALELNKADNQIQNIFERETSEGAATNTGDTDIKARQSIDQCWEESENYCNLDMPVEDTTRKSVEICKDAKETRDALNEDLDENRSNSSNGENLYKNEDIIDESQIPSTSDWKSSLFKEVEKVESSHSNIRESNQASAMEEKGANDNLHKEEQEKEHLKKLDAAKEREREREREKLAVERAIREARERAFADARERAALERAAAEARQKNISDGRERLGKTNSQGNEKTPAEKAAMEAKLKVERAAVERATAEARARALERALSERAASDARNKSDKPVAGFTASRDNAMKQNFHSKSFSHGVRDSTDVLDGANGDSAQRCKARFERHQRIGERVAHALAEKNMRDRLVQKEQEERNRVAEVLDADVKRWSSGKTGNLRALLSTLQYILGPDSGWQPIPLTDVVTTPAVKKAYRKATLFVHPDKLQQRGASIQQKYICEKVFDLLKEAWNRFNMEER, via the exons ATGCCGGTTGCAA TTTTGCAAAGTCAGAGAAGCAACGCAAACCAGAAGAGTAAGGAGAAGAACTTCGCTGTCGAGGTCTCCGGCATGGAGTTCGGAACTGCCGCCGCGACTCTCACGAAGAAGCTCTCTAACGGCTACGGCGTCTCCGGAAGATCCGCGTACGACGGCGTTTTCGCCGCTCCAATCAAGCTCCGAGCTCCGACTTTCTCCTCTCAATTCGAGGATTACCGCGAGATTTTCGGTGCCGCCGGAGCTTCGCTCGGTTCCTCTATTCCTATTCTCGAACTTCCGGAACTCAACGAGAGCAAGAAGAAGATCGACGACGTTGGGCGCTCGAGGGTCGATTACTCGATGGTCTTCGGTGGCTTTGGGAGCCTAGACGCTGCCGTTCCTTTCGAGGAGATAGTGGCTGAGCCTGCTGTGGAGAAAGATAGCTTCGCTACACG GAGTAAGATCAAAGGAGAAAACCGATCTTTCCAGCCAGAGCTTACTACTTGTTCGATGGAAATTCCAGTGAAATCATGGTCATCCCATGATGCCAAAAGGGTCAATATGTCTTATCATAAAGTTAACCAAGGAAGTGAAAATGGAACAGGTGGGACGACACATATAGCTCAACTCCAGGCTGTCCCTGCTTACACTCGATTAATCGAAGAAGTCAAGCCAATGAAGATAAACAAAGCTAATAAGTCTATACCAGTAGCACAAGATACTTATTCTGGTAGCCATGTCGACGAGGGAATAAAAGAAGCTGCACATTCTACTAATTCGTATACTTGTGCTTCACCTGATAATTCTAAGAAACAGTCTTCCAACAATGgagtaaaagttaaaaatagatCTGGTTCTACTGATCTGTTTTTTGATGCATGTGAGATCAGTGATGGAACAAATAATGTCAAAGTTCCTCGATCAGAGACTACAGAATCTaacttaaataaacaaaaaggaGATGCTCTGAAATCAACGCCAATCAAATTCCAGGCATCTAAAAGTAGTTCATCCGAAGGTGTTGCTGGTGCTGATTCGCCACCATACTCAGATGACATGCTAGACTATAATTCAGAGGTAGCTGCTTCTGTAGCTGCTTTAAGAAAGGCAATGGAAGAAGCTCAAGCAAGAATGAAGGTTGCAAAAGAATTgatgagaagaaagaaagaaggttTTCCTGATCGTGTGAAACGTAAGTCTAATATTGAATTGAAAGCTGATGGGAAAAGAGAGGCTAAAGTCACTCATAGAACAACGAAACTTGATGCAAAGCTAACATTAAGAGAAAAGGATACTTCTCTAAATGTTTCTTCTGAGGTAGGGAGGTCAACAATGAGAATAGAGAAAGCGAGGCCAGATCTGGGGACAAAAGAAACCTGTGGTGCTGAAGAAGTTGTACGCGAAAcacagaagaagatgaaatcAGATCGAGCAAAACATGAGAGAGAGGTTGAACGAAAAGAACCAAATCATAAGGGAAAAATACTTGAGCTGAAAGAGGCAGAAAATAACAAGAAACAGCAGTACTTAAATAAAACAGATAGGAATACCCTTGAAAAACCTGAAGAATCTgatgaaaaaatagaaattgttaGAGAATATTGGGGGCTGGAGAATAATGAAGAGAGGGCTCATCCAGACCATGAAGCAAGTGCATATGTAGAACTTGTCCAGGAAACTAAACATAGGAGTCAAAAGGTAGTAGATGAGACAAAACTGATTCAGGAGGGATTTGAAAATGGACTAATGGACAATGATCTGAAGGTTAATGAAAATGGGGAAGTTGAGAATAGGGTTAAATCTTCTTATGAACCGGAAGACTATGCAAACAATGTCGGTGGGCAAGGGTTAATAGAAGGTAATGGGAAAAAAGTTGCTGGTGATCCAGAAGATGGCAACAAATCTGAAGGGTCCTTTGAGCTGGaagaatgcaaaataaattttagagcTGTTCAGGAACCGCGAGAGGCTGAGAAGAATATTACTGAAGAGCTAAAAGGAAGTGAGAATAAAGTTGATGTGTTCAGTGAGCTGGAAGAATGTGAATTGGCAGAGATTCTGGAGCCACTTGACAATGAGAGTGTGTGCAGTCAACATGCCATAAATTTGACCAGTATGGAGGAAGCCACAGAGAGCTTTGGGTGTTtagaggaaagaaagaaaataaatgattcTGGTTTTCTGGATATCAGTCAAAACACTGAACATTCCTGGCAGAGAGAAGCCACTGGTAATACCTTTGGCAGTATCTATGTGCAGGAGGAAATACTGGAGGACATCGTGGACCATATtcatactaagaaaaataaattggatGGAAATGACAAGGTTCTAGATGCCCGAGCAAGTGAGAGTGGATTTGAAGGAGCCACTCAACTGATGGATGGAAATACGAGGGAAAGGATGGATAACAAGGAGCCCGCTGAAGTTATTGGAGTGACTCTATCTGATCCTTGTTGCGAGGAGGTAAAAGCAGATAAAACTAGCAACACCACAGAAACCAGTTCAAGCTTTGAGCCAGATGAAACTGAGAAGTTGAACAAAACTCAGGCAACTGATATAATCACTGCAAATGAGGAAACTTTGGAAGTAAATCTAGAGGCTCATTCATATGATGTGCTAGATGGTGTATCGGAAGCAAGTAGTGCTTCATTTCAACAAGAGGGATATGAAGAAACAGACCCCATTCAGGAGACAAGTGATTTCCGTGATAAACATACAGATGAGACTTCTTCCTTCACTCAAGTTGCCCTTGAACTAAACAAAGCAGACaatcaaatacaaaatatatttgaaagagAGACTTCCGAAGGTGCTGCTACAAATACTGGTGACACTGACATAAAGGCTAGGCAAAGCATAGATCAGTGCTGGGAAGAGTCAGAAAATTACTGTAATCTGGACATGCCTGTTGAAGACACAACTCGCAAGTCTGTTGAAATCTGCAAGGATGCAAAGGAGACTAGAGATGCATTAAATGAAGATTTGGATGAGAACAGATCTAACTCCTCTAATGGGGAAAATTTGTACAAAAATGAAGACATTATAGATGAATCCCAGATACCTAGTACATCTGACTGGAAATCAAGTCTCTTCAAAGAAGTAGAGAAGGTTGAATCAAGTCACAGCAATATAAGGGAGAGTAATCAAGCATCCGCAATGGAAGAGAAGGGAGCAAATGACAACTTGCATAAGGAAGAGCAGGAAAAGGAACACCTCAAAAAACTCGATGCAGCaaaagagagggaaagagaaagagaaagggagAAATTAGCTGTAGAAAGAGCAATTCGTGAAGCACGTGAAAGGGCCTTTGCTGATGCCAGAGAAAGGGCGGCTCTAGAGAGAGCTGCTGCAGAAGCACGTCAGAAAAACATTTCTGATGGACGAGAAAGGCTAGGAAAAACCAATAGTCAGGGAAATGAGAAGACCCCAGCTGAGAAGGCTGCTATGGAGGCAAAACTTAAAGTTGAGCGTGCTGCTGTAGAGAGAGCAACTGCAGAGGCACGGGCACGGGCCCTAGAAAGGGCGCTTTCTGAGAGAGCTGCCTCTGATGCAAGAAATAAGTCTGACAAACCTGTTGCCGGCTTTACGGCTTCCCGTGATAATGCAATGAAGCAAAACTTCCATTCAAAATCTTTCAGCCATGGTG TTCGTGATTCTACTGATGTATTGGATGGAGCTAATGGCGATTCTGCTCAGAGATGTAAGGCTAGGTTTGAGAGGCATCAGAGAATAGGGGAACGCGTG GCACATGCTCTTGCAGAAAAGAATATGCGTGACCGGCTTGTGCAGAAGGAGCAAGAAGAGAGAAAT AGGGTAGCAGAGGTTCTCGATGCTGATGTTAAAAGGTGGTCAAGTGGAAAAACAGGAAACTTGAGGGCATTGCTTTCTACATTACAATAT ATTCTTGGCCCCGACAGTGGTTGGCAACCGATTCCTTTGACAGATGTAGTAACCACCCCTGCAGTAAAGAAAGCTTATCGTAAAGCTACTCTTTTTGTGCATCCTGACAAGCTGCAGCAGCGGGGAGCAAGCATTCAACAAAAGTACATCTGCGAGAAGGTTTTTGATCTTCTAAAG GAAGCTTGGAACAGATTTAACATGGAAGAACGATAA